A genomic window from Vicia villosa cultivar HV-30 ecotype Madison, WI unplaced genomic scaffold, Vvil1.0 ctg.000579F_1_1, whole genome shotgun sequence includes:
- the LOC131629551 gene encoding protein ROLLING AND ERECT LEAF 2-like, whose protein sequence is MGCVLSSFDEDERVRICKERKKVIKQLVCNREDFSDSLLAYLKALRNTGGTLRQFTESDTLELDFASTGLPDPPPSPPPNLLLPPPVPPFLVDKGMPGVGQDEMLENDDVDPIMNSMLLFRPMDKVEGVESLEEENWEETKTEFEDEVHDSEGDASARRLRNGKQQVREPVDDNNPSAICLFKKETHDAKKATPKGAGRNAKTLEGIVKELDDHFLKASACIKEIAVLIDISSGDTLLRQNSGRHISKRTNSARVFSVLSWSRHTKSPTFTKDDADFSSPSEPCRPGAHCATLKKLYAAEKKLYKAVKEEGVTKLEFERKSASLQKEDENLDSAKIEKIRSNVEKLESDLISLRQCISETSSSILELIDEELLPQLVALTAGLSQMWKIMHECHQSQTLISQQLSKLSDNHNTILSSEYHHQATIQFESEVSYWYTSFCKLVKSQREYVGTLSKWIKHTNCLREDHESGDHSSVRTICEQWEPGLDGLPDKEVADAIKNLLVSIRSIIAQQAEEDNILKKLEKLERKLQRCSASLAVIQKKMEWNFKEDDGNEANISPRHPLFQKKAETEALKKQVESVKADYLDSVQCSRTMTLDSLRTRLPHLFLSLMEFSSASSQAIEAINSQSSQ, encoded by the exons ATGGGGTGTGTGTTATCAAGTTTTGATGAGGATGAAAGAGTTAGAATATGTAAGGAAAGGAAGAAGGTGATAAAACAGCTAGTGTGTAATAGAGAGGACTTTTCTGATTCCCTGCTAGCTTATTTGAAAGCTTTGAGGAACACCGGCGGCACTCTCAGGCAGTTCACCGAGTCCGATACATTAGAATTGGACTTTGCATCTACTGGCCTGCCTGACCCTCCACCTTCCCCGCCGCCTAATTTGCTACTGCCACCGCCGGTGCCTCCTTTTCTTGTTGACAAGGGTATGCCGGGCGTTGGCCAAGATGAAATGCTGGAGAATGATGATGTTGATCCAATCATGAACTCGATGTTGCTATTTCGACCGATGGATAAAGTAGAAGGGGTGGAGTCATTGGAGGAGGAGAATTGGGAAGAAACCAAAACGGAATTCGAAGATGAAGTCCATGACTCGGAAGGTGATGCGAGTGCTAGAAGATTACGCAATGGGAAGCAACAGGTTAGAGAACCAGTTGATGATAATAATCCATCTGCCATTTGTTTGTTTAAAAAAGAAACTCACGACGCTAAGAAAGCTACGCCCAAGGGGGCTGGTAGAAATGCGAAAACCTTGGAGGGTATAGTTAAAGAGTTAGACGATCATTTCCTGAAAGCATCGGCATGCATAAAGGAAATTGCTGTTCTCATTGATATCAGCAGCGGAGATACTCTTCTGCGACAGAATTCTGGGCGTCATATTA GCAAGAGAACCAATTCTGCAAGGGTGTTTAGTGTGCTGTCATGGAGTAGGCATACTAAGTCGCCCACATTCACTAAAGATGACGCCGACTTTTCTAGTCCTAGTGAACCATGCAGGCCTGGAGCTCATTGTGCCACGCTTAAAAAACTATACGCTGCAGAGAAGAAACTTTACAAAGCAGTCAAG GAAGAGGGAGTTACCAAATTGGAGTTTGAGAGGAAGTCTGCCTCATTGCAGAAAGAAGATGAGAATCTCGATTCAGCCAAAATCGAAAAAATTCGATCAAATGTTGAGAAGTTAGAGTCTGATTTAATAAGCCTACGGCAGTGTATCAGTGAAACATCATCGTCAATTTTAGAACTTATAGACGAAGAACTCTTACCGCAACTGGTTGCATTAACTGCCGG gttatcaCAAATGTGGAAGATAATGCATGAGTGTCATCAGTCCCAGACTCTGATCTCTCAGCAGTTGAGTAAACTCAGCGATAACCATAACACAATTCTAAGTTCCGAATATCATCACCAGGCTACAATTCAGTTCGAGAGTGAGGTCTCTTATTGGTATACTAGCTTCTGCAAACTTGTAAAATCACAACGAGAGTACGTAGGGACCCTCAGTAAATGGATCAAGCATACAAACTGTCTCAGGGAGGATCATGAAAGCGGTGATCACTCTTCTGTTCGCACCATTTGTGAACAGTGGGAGCCTGGCCTTGATGGATTACCTGATAAA GAGGTTGCCGATGCGataaaaaaccttttggtatCCATCCGTTCGATAATTGCTCAACAGGCCGAGGAAGATAACATTCTGAAAAAGTTGGAAAAACTTGAAAGAAAGTTGCAGAGGTGTTCGGCGTCCCTGGCTGTAATACAGAAAAAAATGGAATGGAACTTCAAAGAAGACGATGGCAATGAAGCTAATATAAGCCCGAGACATCCACTGTTTCAGAAAAAAGCTGAAACAGAAGCTTTGAAGAAGCAAGTGGAAAGTGTGAAAGCAGATTATTTGGATTCTGTTCAATGTAGTAGGACAATGACCCTAGATAGCCTCAGAACTCGACTTCCTCATCTCTTCTTGTCACTAATGGAATTTTCAAGTGCTTCATCTCAAGCAATTGAGGCTATAAATTCTCAGTCAAGCCAATAG